A genome region from Musa acuminata AAA Group cultivar baxijiao chromosome BXJ3-5, Cavendish_Baxijiao_AAA, whole genome shotgun sequence includes the following:
- the LOC135637670 gene encoding trihelix transcription factor GTL1-like isoform X1, which translates to MFCHFPSPSSSSSSIFSSATSTLTSFLYYSFLVTYHLCISYIWCFSSLFLGFFFALPTPSLCLFSRPFFLFCKLSFLLFSLHVLIPAIPTASTSSSLSLAPLREGQRGRGSSVGNTSNRRTCSNCPKRRCRELKGETICSAMQQQPQQQQQPPPQLQQQGGSQFGADMAPFAPSGASPPAHVLQIPGAGPLHPPPQPSSQLVETAPALVNRRPPAPTDAANFDELAPAVAGGFHDDEAITVGYEAERGGTPGSRWPRQETLALLKIRSEMDAAFRDATFKGPLWEEVSRKLAELGYKRSAKKCKEKFENVHKYYKRTKDGRAGRQDGKTYRFFNQLEALHSSGGGGATTPTVTPAMLLTTTSPAQISFTTAPAGPPATRVQASSVSAAAPPPVATPSWVVPDLGPQANSSLAAAGISFSSDSTSSSSSESDDEETEDAGESREGRKRKRSGGSRARQQMMTFFQGLMRQVMERQEAMQQRFLEAIEKREQDRLIREDAWRLQEMARLSREQELLSQERAMAASRDTAVISYLQKISGQPVTSSSAVPASAAAISLTPLPLPPSHAPPPPQPPPQQQQEHQQKQGDRHHTPKTDVTATQRVTVSSEPEEGHCFEPVSSSRWPKEEVHALIKLRSGLGSRYQEAGPKGPLWEDISAGMHRLGYNRSAKRCKEKWENINKYFKKVKDSNKKRPEDSKSCPYFHELEALYRKKTLGSDIAAGDPGGGSSAVGQQKQEQDTNPSPLGQQQQRHPAVAEGQNGDNNKNNISGGNPEAGGGSTVVQVQTRNGQQPPSFPDQEGTMKPEDVVKVPTEQRHPPAVMDEHYKMDKPSSDNLDQDDDYEDEDDEDEVQYKLQFQRQIPSGDTAIATTAAATATASGTFLAMVQ; encoded by the exons ATGTTTTGTCATTTCCCATcaccatcgtcatcatcatcatccatcttCTCTTCTGCTACCTCCACCCTGACCTCGTTTCTTTACTATTCCTTCCTTGTTACATATCATCTGTGCATCTCATATATATGGTGTTTTAGCAGTCTttttcttggttttttttttgctttgcctACACCCTCCCTTTGCCTCTTCTCTcgacctttctttctcttctgcaAGCTCTCGTTTTTATTGTTTTCGCTCCATGTACTGATTCCTGCAATCCCCACCGCCAGTACCTCCTCTTCTCTATCTCTTGCCCCACTGAGGGAGGGGCAGAGAGGAAGAGGGAGTTCAGTTGGCAACACTAGTAATAGAAGAACTTGTAGTAACTGCCCAAAAAGGCGTTGTCGAGAGCTGAAAGGGGAAACAATTTGCAGCGCCATGCAGCAGCAAccacagcaacagcagcagccgcCGCCGCAGCTGCAGCAGCAGGGCGGGTCCCAATTCGGTGCCGATATGGCCCCATTCGCGCCCTCGGGGGCCAGCCCCCCGGCTCACGTGCTCCAAATCCCCGGCGCCGGCCCCCTCCATCCGCCGCCGCAGCCGTCGTCGCAGCTGGTGGAGACCGCGCCGGCGCTCGTCAATCGTCGGCCCCCGGCACCCACGGATGCAGCCAATTTCGATGAGTTGGCCCCCGCCGTGGCCGGGGGCTTTCACGACGATGAGGCTATCACCGTCGGCTACGAGGCCGAGCGCGGTGGGACGCCCGGGAGCCGCTGGCCGCGGCAGGAGACGCTCGCGCTGCTCAAGATCCGCTCCGAGATGGACGCCGCTTTTCGAGACGCCACCTTTAAGGGTCCTCTCTGGGAAGAAGTCTCCAG GAAGCTAGCGGAGTTGGGCTACAAGAGGAGCGCGAAGAAGTGCAAGGAGAAGTTCGAGAACGTACATAAGTACTACAAGCGCACCAAGGACGGCCGAGCCGGCCGCCAGGACGGCAAGACCTACCGCTTCTTTAACCAGCTCGAGGCTCTCCACAGCAGCGGTGGAGGCGGCGCCACCACGCCCACCGTGACACCTGCCATGCTTCTCACTACCACCTCCCCAGCCCAGATTAGCTTCACCACCGCCCCGGCGGGCCCCCCAGCTACTAGAGTCCAAGCTTCGTCTGTCTCCGCCGCGGCCCCACCGCCCGTCGCGACGCCATCTTGGGTCGTACCTGACCTTGGACCACAAGCGAACTCGAGTTTGGCTGCAGCGGGGATCAGCTTCTCGTCAGATTCGACCTCCTCTTCGTCGTCGGAGTCCGACGACGAGGAGACGGAAGATGCCGGCGAGAGTCGGGAAGGACGGAAGAGGAAGCGCAGTGGGGGGTCGAGGGCCAGACAGCAGATGATGACCTTCTTCCAGGGCCTGATGCGGCAGGTGATGGAGCGGCAGGAGGCCATGCAGCAACGATTCTTGGAGGCGATCGAGAAAAGAGAGCAGGACAGGTTGATCCGAGAGGACGCGTGGCGGCTGCAGGAGATGGCGCGACTCAGCCGAGAGCAGGAGTTGCTTTCCCAAGAGCGCGCTATGGCGGCGTCCCGAGACACTGCGGTCATTTCCTACCTTCAAAAGATCAGCGGCCAACCTGTCACATCATCGTCTGCCGTTCCGGCCAGTGCCGCTGCCATCTCCCTCACACCACTCCCTCTGCCGCCGTCGCACGCTCCGCCCCCGCCACAGCCACCACCTCAGCAGCAACAGGAACACCAGCAGAAGCAAGGGGATCGGCATCACACGCCAAAAACCGACGTCACGGCGACGCAGCGGGTGACCGTCAGCTCGGAGCCCGAAGAGGGTCATTGCTTCGAGCCAGTGTCGTCCTCGAGGTGGCCCAAGGAGGAGGTACACGCGTTAATTAAGCTTCGGAGCGGGCTCGGGTCGAGGTACCAGGAGGCTGGGCCCAAGGGTCCGCTTTGGGAGGATATCTCCGCCGGAATGCATCGGCTAGGGTACAACCGTAGCGCCAAGAGATGCAAGGAGAAGTGGGAAAACATCAACAAGTACTTCAAGAAGGTGAAGGACAGCAACAAGAAGCGGCCGGAGGACTCGAAGTCCTGCCCCTACTTCCACGAACTTGAGGCACTCTATCGTAAGAAAACGCTAGGTAGTGACATCGCCGCAGGCGATCCTGGTGGCGGCAGCAGTGCGGTCGGTCAACAGAAACAGGAGCAAGACACCAATCCCAGCCCACTaggacagcagcagcagcggcatccGGCTGTGGCCGAAGGCCAGAATGGcgacaacaacaagaacaacatAAGTGGTGGGAATCCTGAGGCTGGAGGAGGGTCCACAGTTGTACAAGTGCAAACGAGAAATGGACAACAGCCACCGAGCTTCCCTGATCAAGAAGGAACGATGAAG CCAGAAGACGTTGTGAAGGTACCGACGGAGCAAAGGCACCCGCCGGCCGTGATGGATGAACACTACAAGATGGACAAGCCCAGCAGCGATAATCTGGACCAAGATGACGACTACGAGGACGAGGACGACGAGGATGAGGTGCAGTACAAATTACAGTTCCAGCGGCAGATACCCAGCGGCGACACCGCGATTGCAACGACAGCGGCAGCTACAGCGACTGCATCAGGCACCTTCTTGGCCATGGTTCAGTAG
- the LOC135637670 gene encoding trihelix transcription factor GTL1-like isoform X3: MFCHFPSPSSSSSSIFSSATSTLTSFLYYSFLVTYHLCISYIWCFSSLFLGFFFALPTPSLCLFSRPFFLFCKLSFLLFSLHVLIPAIPTASTSSSLSLAPLREGQRGRGSSVGNTSNRRTCSNCPKRRCRELKGETICSAMQQQPQQQQQPPPQLQQQGGSQFGADMAPFAPSGASPPAHVLQIPGAGPLHPPPQPSSQLVETAPALVNRRPPAPTDAANFDELAPAVAGGFHDDEAITVGYEAERGGTPGSRWPRQETLALLKIRSEMDAAFRDATFKGPLWEEVSRKLAELGYKRSAKKCKEKFENVHKYYKRTKDGRAGRQDGKTYRFFNQLEALHSSGGGGATTPTVTPAMLLTTTSPAQISFTTAPAGPPATRVQASSVSAAAPPPVATPSWVVPDLGPQANSSLAAAGISFSSDSTSSSSSESDDEETEDAGESREGRKRKRSGGSRARQQMMTFFQGLMRQVMERQEAMQQRFLEAIEKREQDRLIREDAWRLQEMARLSREQELLSQERAMAASRDTAVISYLQKISGQPVTSSSAVPASAAAISLTPLPLPPSHAPPPPQPPPQQQQEHQQKQGDRHHTPKTDVTATQRVTVSSEPEEGHCFEPVSSSRWPKEEVHALIKLRSGLGSRYQEAGPKGPLWEDISAGMHRLGYNRSAKRCKEKWENINKYFKKVKDSNKKRPEDSKSCPYFHELEALYRKKTLGSDIAAGDPGGGSSAVGQQKQEQDTNPSPLGQQQQRHPAVAEGQNGDNNKNNISGGNPEAGGGSTVVQVQTRNGQQPPSFPDQEGTMKKTL, from the exons ATGTTTTGTCATTTCCCATcaccatcgtcatcatcatcatccatcttCTCTTCTGCTACCTCCACCCTGACCTCGTTTCTTTACTATTCCTTCCTTGTTACATATCATCTGTGCATCTCATATATATGGTGTTTTAGCAGTCTttttcttggttttttttttgctttgcctACACCCTCCCTTTGCCTCTTCTCTcgacctttctttctcttctgcaAGCTCTCGTTTTTATTGTTTTCGCTCCATGTACTGATTCCTGCAATCCCCACCGCCAGTACCTCCTCTTCTCTATCTCTTGCCCCACTGAGGGAGGGGCAGAGAGGAAGAGGGAGTTCAGTTGGCAACACTAGTAATAGAAGAACTTGTAGTAACTGCCCAAAAAGGCGTTGTCGAGAGCTGAAAGGGGAAACAATTTGCAGCGCCATGCAGCAGCAAccacagcaacagcagcagccgcCGCCGCAGCTGCAGCAGCAGGGCGGGTCCCAATTCGGTGCCGATATGGCCCCATTCGCGCCCTCGGGGGCCAGCCCCCCGGCTCACGTGCTCCAAATCCCCGGCGCCGGCCCCCTCCATCCGCCGCCGCAGCCGTCGTCGCAGCTGGTGGAGACCGCGCCGGCGCTCGTCAATCGTCGGCCCCCGGCACCCACGGATGCAGCCAATTTCGATGAGTTGGCCCCCGCCGTGGCCGGGGGCTTTCACGACGATGAGGCTATCACCGTCGGCTACGAGGCCGAGCGCGGTGGGACGCCCGGGAGCCGCTGGCCGCGGCAGGAGACGCTCGCGCTGCTCAAGATCCGCTCCGAGATGGACGCCGCTTTTCGAGACGCCACCTTTAAGGGTCCTCTCTGGGAAGAAGTCTCCAG GAAGCTAGCGGAGTTGGGCTACAAGAGGAGCGCGAAGAAGTGCAAGGAGAAGTTCGAGAACGTACATAAGTACTACAAGCGCACCAAGGACGGCCGAGCCGGCCGCCAGGACGGCAAGACCTACCGCTTCTTTAACCAGCTCGAGGCTCTCCACAGCAGCGGTGGAGGCGGCGCCACCACGCCCACCGTGACACCTGCCATGCTTCTCACTACCACCTCCCCAGCCCAGATTAGCTTCACCACCGCCCCGGCGGGCCCCCCAGCTACTAGAGTCCAAGCTTCGTCTGTCTCCGCCGCGGCCCCACCGCCCGTCGCGACGCCATCTTGGGTCGTACCTGACCTTGGACCACAAGCGAACTCGAGTTTGGCTGCAGCGGGGATCAGCTTCTCGTCAGATTCGACCTCCTCTTCGTCGTCGGAGTCCGACGACGAGGAGACGGAAGATGCCGGCGAGAGTCGGGAAGGACGGAAGAGGAAGCGCAGTGGGGGGTCGAGGGCCAGACAGCAGATGATGACCTTCTTCCAGGGCCTGATGCGGCAGGTGATGGAGCGGCAGGAGGCCATGCAGCAACGATTCTTGGAGGCGATCGAGAAAAGAGAGCAGGACAGGTTGATCCGAGAGGACGCGTGGCGGCTGCAGGAGATGGCGCGACTCAGCCGAGAGCAGGAGTTGCTTTCCCAAGAGCGCGCTATGGCGGCGTCCCGAGACACTGCGGTCATTTCCTACCTTCAAAAGATCAGCGGCCAACCTGTCACATCATCGTCTGCCGTTCCGGCCAGTGCCGCTGCCATCTCCCTCACACCACTCCCTCTGCCGCCGTCGCACGCTCCGCCCCCGCCACAGCCACCACCTCAGCAGCAACAGGAACACCAGCAGAAGCAAGGGGATCGGCATCACACGCCAAAAACCGACGTCACGGCGACGCAGCGGGTGACCGTCAGCTCGGAGCCCGAAGAGGGTCATTGCTTCGAGCCAGTGTCGTCCTCGAGGTGGCCCAAGGAGGAGGTACACGCGTTAATTAAGCTTCGGAGCGGGCTCGGGTCGAGGTACCAGGAGGCTGGGCCCAAGGGTCCGCTTTGGGAGGATATCTCCGCCGGAATGCATCGGCTAGGGTACAACCGTAGCGCCAAGAGATGCAAGGAGAAGTGGGAAAACATCAACAAGTACTTCAAGAAGGTGAAGGACAGCAACAAGAAGCGGCCGGAGGACTCGAAGTCCTGCCCCTACTTCCACGAACTTGAGGCACTCTATCGTAAGAAAACGCTAGGTAGTGACATCGCCGCAGGCGATCCTGGTGGCGGCAGCAGTGCGGTCGGTCAACAGAAACAGGAGCAAGACACCAATCCCAGCCCACTaggacagcagcagcagcggcatccGGCTGTGGCCGAAGGCCAGAATGGcgacaacaacaagaacaacatAAGTGGTGGGAATCCTGAGGCTGGAGGAGGGTCCACAGTTGTACAAGTGCAAACGAGAAATGGACAACAGCCACCGAGCTTCCCTGATCAAGAAGGAACGATGAAG AAGACGTTGTGA
- the LOC135637670 gene encoding trihelix transcription factor GTL1-like isoform X4 — protein sequence MFCHFPSPSSSSSSIFSSATSTLTSFLYYSFLVTYHLCISYIWCFSSLFLGFFFALPTPSLCLFSRPFFLFCKLSFLLFSLHVLIPAIPTASTSSSLSLAPLREGQRGRGSSVGNTSNRRTCSNCPKRRCRELKGETICSAMQQQPQQQQQPPPQLQQQGGSQFGADMAPFAPSGASPPAHVLQIPGAGPLHPPPQPSSQLVETAPALVNRRPPAPTDAANFDELAPAVAGGFHDDEAITVGYEAERGGTPGSRWPRQETLALLKIRSEMDAAFRDATFKGPLWEEVSRKLAELGYKRSAKKCKEKFENVHKYYKRTKDGRAGRQDGKTYRFFNQLEALHSSGGGGATTPTVTPAMLLTTTSPAQISFTTAPAGPPATRVQASSVSAAAPPPVATPSWVVPDLGPQANSSLAAAGISFSSDSTSSSSSESDDEETEDAGESREGRKRKRSGGSRARQQMMTFFQGLMRQVMERQEAMQQRFLEAIEKREQDRLIREDAWRLQEMARLSREQELLSQERAMAASRDTAVISYLQKISGQPVTSSSAVPASAAAISLTPLPLPPSHAPPPPQPPPQQQQEHQQKQGDRHHTPKTDVTATQRVTVSSEPEEGHCFEPVSSSRWPKEEVHALIKLRSGLGSRYQEAGPKGPLWEDISAGMHRLGYNRSAKRCKEKWENINKYFKKVKDSNKKRPEDSKSCPYFHELEALYRKKTLGSDIAAGDPGGGSSAVGQQKQEQDTNPSPLGQQQQRHPAVAEGQNGDNNKNNISGGNPEAGGGSTVVQVQTRNGQQPPSFPDQEGTMKTL from the exons ATGTTTTGTCATTTCCCATcaccatcgtcatcatcatcatccatcttCTCTTCTGCTACCTCCACCCTGACCTCGTTTCTTTACTATTCCTTCCTTGTTACATATCATCTGTGCATCTCATATATATGGTGTTTTAGCAGTCTttttcttggttttttttttgctttgcctACACCCTCCCTTTGCCTCTTCTCTcgacctttctttctcttctgcaAGCTCTCGTTTTTATTGTTTTCGCTCCATGTACTGATTCCTGCAATCCCCACCGCCAGTACCTCCTCTTCTCTATCTCTTGCCCCACTGAGGGAGGGGCAGAGAGGAAGAGGGAGTTCAGTTGGCAACACTAGTAATAGAAGAACTTGTAGTAACTGCCCAAAAAGGCGTTGTCGAGAGCTGAAAGGGGAAACAATTTGCAGCGCCATGCAGCAGCAAccacagcaacagcagcagccgcCGCCGCAGCTGCAGCAGCAGGGCGGGTCCCAATTCGGTGCCGATATGGCCCCATTCGCGCCCTCGGGGGCCAGCCCCCCGGCTCACGTGCTCCAAATCCCCGGCGCCGGCCCCCTCCATCCGCCGCCGCAGCCGTCGTCGCAGCTGGTGGAGACCGCGCCGGCGCTCGTCAATCGTCGGCCCCCGGCACCCACGGATGCAGCCAATTTCGATGAGTTGGCCCCCGCCGTGGCCGGGGGCTTTCACGACGATGAGGCTATCACCGTCGGCTACGAGGCCGAGCGCGGTGGGACGCCCGGGAGCCGCTGGCCGCGGCAGGAGACGCTCGCGCTGCTCAAGATCCGCTCCGAGATGGACGCCGCTTTTCGAGACGCCACCTTTAAGGGTCCTCTCTGGGAAGAAGTCTCCAG GAAGCTAGCGGAGTTGGGCTACAAGAGGAGCGCGAAGAAGTGCAAGGAGAAGTTCGAGAACGTACATAAGTACTACAAGCGCACCAAGGACGGCCGAGCCGGCCGCCAGGACGGCAAGACCTACCGCTTCTTTAACCAGCTCGAGGCTCTCCACAGCAGCGGTGGAGGCGGCGCCACCACGCCCACCGTGACACCTGCCATGCTTCTCACTACCACCTCCCCAGCCCAGATTAGCTTCACCACCGCCCCGGCGGGCCCCCCAGCTACTAGAGTCCAAGCTTCGTCTGTCTCCGCCGCGGCCCCACCGCCCGTCGCGACGCCATCTTGGGTCGTACCTGACCTTGGACCACAAGCGAACTCGAGTTTGGCTGCAGCGGGGATCAGCTTCTCGTCAGATTCGACCTCCTCTTCGTCGTCGGAGTCCGACGACGAGGAGACGGAAGATGCCGGCGAGAGTCGGGAAGGACGGAAGAGGAAGCGCAGTGGGGGGTCGAGGGCCAGACAGCAGATGATGACCTTCTTCCAGGGCCTGATGCGGCAGGTGATGGAGCGGCAGGAGGCCATGCAGCAACGATTCTTGGAGGCGATCGAGAAAAGAGAGCAGGACAGGTTGATCCGAGAGGACGCGTGGCGGCTGCAGGAGATGGCGCGACTCAGCCGAGAGCAGGAGTTGCTTTCCCAAGAGCGCGCTATGGCGGCGTCCCGAGACACTGCGGTCATTTCCTACCTTCAAAAGATCAGCGGCCAACCTGTCACATCATCGTCTGCCGTTCCGGCCAGTGCCGCTGCCATCTCCCTCACACCACTCCCTCTGCCGCCGTCGCACGCTCCGCCCCCGCCACAGCCACCACCTCAGCAGCAACAGGAACACCAGCAGAAGCAAGGGGATCGGCATCACACGCCAAAAACCGACGTCACGGCGACGCAGCGGGTGACCGTCAGCTCGGAGCCCGAAGAGGGTCATTGCTTCGAGCCAGTGTCGTCCTCGAGGTGGCCCAAGGAGGAGGTACACGCGTTAATTAAGCTTCGGAGCGGGCTCGGGTCGAGGTACCAGGAGGCTGGGCCCAAGGGTCCGCTTTGGGAGGATATCTCCGCCGGAATGCATCGGCTAGGGTACAACCGTAGCGCCAAGAGATGCAAGGAGAAGTGGGAAAACATCAACAAGTACTTCAAGAAGGTGAAGGACAGCAACAAGAAGCGGCCGGAGGACTCGAAGTCCTGCCCCTACTTCCACGAACTTGAGGCACTCTATCGTAAGAAAACGCTAGGTAGTGACATCGCCGCAGGCGATCCTGGTGGCGGCAGCAGTGCGGTCGGTCAACAGAAACAGGAGCAAGACACCAATCCCAGCCCACTaggacagcagcagcagcggcatccGGCTGTGGCCGAAGGCCAGAATGGcgacaacaacaagaacaacatAAGTGGTGGGAATCCTGAGGCTGGAGGAGGGTCCACAGTTGTACAAGTGCAAACGAGAAATGGACAACAGCCACCGAGCTTCCCTGATCAAGAAGGAACGATGAAG ACGTTGTGA
- the LOC135637670 gene encoding trihelix transcription factor GTL1-like isoform X2 has translation MFCHFPSPSSSSSSIFSSATSTLTSFLYYSFLVTYHLCISYIWCFSSLFLGFFFALPTPSLCLFSRPFFLFCKLSFLLFSLHVLIPAIPTASTSSSLSLAPLREGQRGRGSSVGNTSNRRTCSNCPKRRCRELKGETICSAMQQQPQQQQQPPPQLQQQGGSQFGADMAPFAPSGASPPAHVLQIPGAGPLHPPPQPSSQLVETAPALVNRRPPAPTDAANFDELAPAVAGGFHDDEAITVGYEAERGGTPGSRWPRQETLALLKIRSEMDAAFRDATFKGPLWEEVSRKLAELGYKRSAKKCKEKFENVHKYYKRTKDGRAGRQDGKTYRFFNQLEALHSSGGGGATTPTVTPAMLLTTTSPAQISFTTAPAGPPATRVQASSVSAAAPPPVATPSWVVPDLGPQANSSLAAAGISFSSDSTSSSSSESDDEETEDAGESREGRKRKRSGGSRARQQMMTFFQGLMRQVMERQEAMQQRFLEAIEKREQDRLIREDAWRLQEMARLSREQELLSQERAMAASRDTAVISYLQKISGQPVTSSSAVPASAAAISLTPLPLPPSHAPPPPQPPPQQQQEHQQKQGDRHHTPKTDVTATQRVTVSSEPEEGHCFEPVSSSRWPKEEVHALIKLRSGLGSRYQEAGPKGPLWEDISAGMHRLGYNRSAKRCKEKWENINKYFKKVKDSNKKRPEDSKSCPYFHELEALYRKKTLGSDIAAGDPGGGSSAVGQQKQEQDTNPSPLGQQQQRHPAVAEGQNGDNNKNNISGGNPEAGGGSTVVQVQTRNGQQPPSFPDQEGTMKVPTEQRHPPAVMDEHYKMDKPSSDNLDQDDDYEDEDDEDEVQYKLQFQRQIPSGDTAIATTAAATATASGTFLAMVQ, from the exons ATGTTTTGTCATTTCCCATcaccatcgtcatcatcatcatccatcttCTCTTCTGCTACCTCCACCCTGACCTCGTTTCTTTACTATTCCTTCCTTGTTACATATCATCTGTGCATCTCATATATATGGTGTTTTAGCAGTCTttttcttggttttttttttgctttgcctACACCCTCCCTTTGCCTCTTCTCTcgacctttctttctcttctgcaAGCTCTCGTTTTTATTGTTTTCGCTCCATGTACTGATTCCTGCAATCCCCACCGCCAGTACCTCCTCTTCTCTATCTCTTGCCCCACTGAGGGAGGGGCAGAGAGGAAGAGGGAGTTCAGTTGGCAACACTAGTAATAGAAGAACTTGTAGTAACTGCCCAAAAAGGCGTTGTCGAGAGCTGAAAGGGGAAACAATTTGCAGCGCCATGCAGCAGCAAccacagcaacagcagcagccgcCGCCGCAGCTGCAGCAGCAGGGCGGGTCCCAATTCGGTGCCGATATGGCCCCATTCGCGCCCTCGGGGGCCAGCCCCCCGGCTCACGTGCTCCAAATCCCCGGCGCCGGCCCCCTCCATCCGCCGCCGCAGCCGTCGTCGCAGCTGGTGGAGACCGCGCCGGCGCTCGTCAATCGTCGGCCCCCGGCACCCACGGATGCAGCCAATTTCGATGAGTTGGCCCCCGCCGTGGCCGGGGGCTTTCACGACGATGAGGCTATCACCGTCGGCTACGAGGCCGAGCGCGGTGGGACGCCCGGGAGCCGCTGGCCGCGGCAGGAGACGCTCGCGCTGCTCAAGATCCGCTCCGAGATGGACGCCGCTTTTCGAGACGCCACCTTTAAGGGTCCTCTCTGGGAAGAAGTCTCCAG GAAGCTAGCGGAGTTGGGCTACAAGAGGAGCGCGAAGAAGTGCAAGGAGAAGTTCGAGAACGTACATAAGTACTACAAGCGCACCAAGGACGGCCGAGCCGGCCGCCAGGACGGCAAGACCTACCGCTTCTTTAACCAGCTCGAGGCTCTCCACAGCAGCGGTGGAGGCGGCGCCACCACGCCCACCGTGACACCTGCCATGCTTCTCACTACCACCTCCCCAGCCCAGATTAGCTTCACCACCGCCCCGGCGGGCCCCCCAGCTACTAGAGTCCAAGCTTCGTCTGTCTCCGCCGCGGCCCCACCGCCCGTCGCGACGCCATCTTGGGTCGTACCTGACCTTGGACCACAAGCGAACTCGAGTTTGGCTGCAGCGGGGATCAGCTTCTCGTCAGATTCGACCTCCTCTTCGTCGTCGGAGTCCGACGACGAGGAGACGGAAGATGCCGGCGAGAGTCGGGAAGGACGGAAGAGGAAGCGCAGTGGGGGGTCGAGGGCCAGACAGCAGATGATGACCTTCTTCCAGGGCCTGATGCGGCAGGTGATGGAGCGGCAGGAGGCCATGCAGCAACGATTCTTGGAGGCGATCGAGAAAAGAGAGCAGGACAGGTTGATCCGAGAGGACGCGTGGCGGCTGCAGGAGATGGCGCGACTCAGCCGAGAGCAGGAGTTGCTTTCCCAAGAGCGCGCTATGGCGGCGTCCCGAGACACTGCGGTCATTTCCTACCTTCAAAAGATCAGCGGCCAACCTGTCACATCATCGTCTGCCGTTCCGGCCAGTGCCGCTGCCATCTCCCTCACACCACTCCCTCTGCCGCCGTCGCACGCTCCGCCCCCGCCACAGCCACCACCTCAGCAGCAACAGGAACACCAGCAGAAGCAAGGGGATCGGCATCACACGCCAAAAACCGACGTCACGGCGACGCAGCGGGTGACCGTCAGCTCGGAGCCCGAAGAGGGTCATTGCTTCGAGCCAGTGTCGTCCTCGAGGTGGCCCAAGGAGGAGGTACACGCGTTAATTAAGCTTCGGAGCGGGCTCGGGTCGAGGTACCAGGAGGCTGGGCCCAAGGGTCCGCTTTGGGAGGATATCTCCGCCGGAATGCATCGGCTAGGGTACAACCGTAGCGCCAAGAGATGCAAGGAGAAGTGGGAAAACATCAACAAGTACTTCAAGAAGGTGAAGGACAGCAACAAGAAGCGGCCGGAGGACTCGAAGTCCTGCCCCTACTTCCACGAACTTGAGGCACTCTATCGTAAGAAAACGCTAGGTAGTGACATCGCCGCAGGCGATCCTGGTGGCGGCAGCAGTGCGGTCGGTCAACAGAAACAGGAGCAAGACACCAATCCCAGCCCACTaggacagcagcagcagcggcatccGGCTGTGGCCGAAGGCCAGAATGGcgacaacaacaagaacaacatAAGTGGTGGGAATCCTGAGGCTGGAGGAGGGTCCACAGTTGTACAAGTGCAAACGAGAAATGGACAACAGCCACCGAGCTTCCCTGATCAAGAAGGAACGATGAAG GTACCGACGGAGCAAAGGCACCCGCCGGCCGTGATGGATGAACACTACAAGATGGACAAGCCCAGCAGCGATAATCTGGACCAAGATGACGACTACGAGGACGAGGACGACGAGGATGAGGTGCAGTACAAATTACAGTTCCAGCGGCAGATACCCAGCGGCGACACCGCGATTGCAACGACAGCGGCAGCTACAGCGACTGCATCAGGCACCTTCTTGGCCATGGTTCAGTAG